A single Anopheles arabiensis isolate DONGOLA chromosome 2, AaraD3, whole genome shotgun sequence DNA region contains:
- the LOC120898440 gene encoding LOW QUALITY PROTEIN: SLIT and NTRK-like protein 4 (The sequence of the model RefSeq protein was modified relative to this genomic sequence to represent the inferred CDS: deleted 1 base in 1 codon) — translation MMAELRRIRALLVPLLLALLATLTVADDCGRDFRGKCSCGYQLYNYRTQYVVNCTNTGFPDTLVLERLPIQTEVVIFNGNFVEELPWNVFGALNDLVNLTIVDMSNNHIHEIRGKSYHHVSNVRRLILNHNNLSISRYDDEEFNHHHPRVFSNFINLQELHLTNAFADNTSAELSADLHDIFVNSNLTKLVKLHLEQNEIVQFNDKRVFCDLPSLLDLHLGDNLLTELNFNLSCMPRLRFLDLERNRFETVRARDLALLDAVQAQPGRSTPLTVDFTYNPFVCDCGLYPLYDWLDRTNVTVRNRDGLVCMRNRQVREPIRSLNVGRCRKPLAAVGGAGGATGHTTTLVFVLVCLSCVLLALVGGLLYVSKDKLRGLLTPVVDSVSKKVHYTTIKDEEAPEQYV, via the exons ATG ATGGCAGAACTACGAAGGATACGAGCCCTCctggtgccgctgctgctagCCCTTCTGGCAACGCTTACCGTGGCGGACGACTGTGGTCGGGACTTCCGGGGCAAGTGTAGCTGTGGCTACCAGCTGTACAACTACCGCACACAGTACGTGGTCAACTGCACCAACACCGGCTTTCCG GATACGCTCGTGCTCGAGCGGCTCCCCATCCAGACGGAGGTGGTCATCTTTAACGGCAACTTTGTCGAGGAGCTGCCATGGAACGTGTTCGGTGCGCTGAACGATCTCGTCAACCTAACGATCGTCGACATGAGCAACAACCACATACACGAGATACGGGGCAAGTCGTACCACCACGTTTCGAACGTACGCCGGCTCATACTGAACCACAACAATCTCAGCATCTCCCGGTACGACGACGAGGAGTTTAATCACCATCATCCGCGCGTGTTCTCCAACTTTATCAACCTGCAGGAGCTGCACCTGACCAACGCATTCGCCGACAACACGTCGGCCGAACTGTCCGCCGATCTGCACGACATCTTCGTGAACAGCAATCTCACCAAGCTGGTAAAGCTGCACCTGGAGCAGAACGAAATTGTGCAGTTTAACGATAAGCGCGTGTTCTGCGATCTGCCGTCCCTGCTCGATCTGCATCTCGGCGACAATCTGCTCACCGAGCTGAACTTCAACCTAAGCTGCATGCCCCGGCTCCGCTTTCTCGATCTCGAGCGCAACCGGTTCGAAACGGTGCGGGCGCGCGATCTGGCCCTGCTGGACGCGGTACAGGCACAGCCCGGACGCTCCACCCCGCTGACGGTGGACTTTACGTACAATCCGTTCGTGTGCGACTGCGGGCTGTACCCGCTGTACGATTGGCTCGACCGCACGAACGTTACCGTGCGCAACCGGGACGGGCTGGTGTGTATGCGGAATCGGCAGGTGCGCGAACCGATCCGCTCGCTGAACGTGGGCCGCTGTCGGAAGCCGCTGGCGGCGGTGGGTGGCGCTGGCGGTGCTACCGGTCACACCACGACGCTCGTGTTTGTGCTCGTCTGCTTGAGCTGTGTGCTGCTGGCCCTCGTCGGTGGGCTGCTGTACGTTAGCAAGGATAAGCTACGCGGTTTGCTGACACCGGTCGTCGATTCGGTCTCGAAGAAGGTGCACTACACGACGATCAAGGACGAGGAAGCGCCCGAGCAGTACGTATGA
- the LOC120898439 gene encoding polycomb protein Scm, which produces MTGTVEKSDKSSTEKKESDETTASSTTNSTTADKGNSNSNSSTSNNSSNNNNNNEDSPKSSSLSSSTKTNDRKSVNSSSSSSSTEEGTKGVTHTVVAKSIKRLSDGTSGNNSSVSSSSGSIATIVCKTEDPNLLSSGSKGVPGAQTCGWCLEVKSPLNYVLPMQGIKKEFCSESCIMEYRKLSKRTCIQCGNVVRANAPKPNFCSTFCLKKYQKKRAAGLLQPTEDLVANGSTNNNNNVSSHNHNNNNSSNSSTNTPSNGSSNGGSGRRSQGGGGNLSPGRPATERSAQPTSRISPVTTTQTGAFQYESFHVFDWSEYLRESGSVPAPAECFKQAQIPPKNEFKINMKLEALDPRNITSTCIATVVGVLGSRLRLRLDGGDNKNDFWRLVDSNEIHPIGHCERSGEMLKPPLGFRLNASSWPTFLSKTLNGAVMAPADIFVPEPPTPKCNLFQVGQKLEAVDKKNPQLICCATVNEVKDDQIHVTFDGWRGAFDYWCRYDSRDIFPVGWCASSCHPMQPPGQKNKLDGSGHRSKAGRSSFAMVSDSPDTMQPATLVTAHFHSRCRGGPHINSSKLPSMVTAPNHQTLAKLCLQEVLAASHDHSLLSPLLFGLEGDVHIVTAAGKNFTVKIPAYIKQKANAGVSEFLEMLCTSCQACPRLITLEPGPEQCEDCSLHSLPLKRSIKTEPRAAAAASPPPTAASSPKASATGRSSAGGHELRPGKEPAKDRDTHLRSPSPKRRAVASSSSSSESKAAGRNAEERSRSPTSSGGATPQSTKKERNEPSSPVTSTASKETAATTTETIVKITANTNSGSRSAKLEMSQNQPQPSTTTVTTMATSSTVNQHKSSTAATTPVSQPVSLASVSTVGSNSKPLTTPTSTTTIKVEVQTGSTVGVGAAQATAAVAATATMPVPAGPAAVPYHPASIVSPLVPGACTLGPAAVAMTSVPGSLIPVVAPASSTPYPTMANAAPTGPHACASTGGVGMGAYFATAPPTLVSSVPSFVPATPQMPRGPTTDWTIEDVIQFIAVQDPSLAIHAELFRKHEIDGKALLLLNSDMMMKYMGLKLGPALKICNLVSRVKGRRHNLC; this is translated from the exons ATGACCGGCACTGTGGAAAAGAGTGACAAATCCTCTACGGAGAAGAAAGAATCGGACgaaactaccgcttcttcaacaACAAACTCCACTACCGCTGACaaaggcaacagcaacagtaacagcagtaccagcaacaacagcagcaacaacaataacaacaacgagGATAGTCCGAAATCATCCAGCTTAAGCAGTTcaaccaaaacaaatgacCGGAAAAGCgtaaacagcagcagcagcagcagcagcacggaaGAAGGCACAAAGGGTGTCACGCATACAGTAGTGGCGAAATCCATCAAGCGGCTATCGGATGGTACCAGCGGCAACAATTCGTCCgtcagcagtagcagcggcagcatcgCCACTATCGTATGTAAAACCGAAGATCCGAACCTGCTGTCCTCCGGCAGCAAGGGTGTGCCGGGTGCCCAGACGTGCGGCTGGTGCCTGGAGGTGAAGAGTCCGCTGAACTATGTGCTGCCAATGCAGGGCATCAAGAAGGAGTTCTGTTCCGAATCGTGCATTATGGAGTATCGGAAGCTAAGCAAGCGGACGTGCATACAGTGCGGGAACGTGGTGCGGGCGAACGCCCCGAAACCCAACTTTTGCTCGACATTCTGCTTGAAGAAGTATCAGAAGAAACGGGCGGCCGGTCTGCTGCAGCCGACCGAAGACTTGGTAGCGAATGGtagcaccaacaacaataacaacgtTAGCAGTCATAatcacaataataataacagtagcaacagcagcaccaacacccCTAGCAACGGAAGCTCAAACGGTGGTAGTGGTCGGCGAAGTCAGGGGGGAGGCGGCAATTTGTCCCCGGGTCGGCCGGCGACCGAACGCTCAGCACAGCCCACAAGCCGGATCAGTCCGGTCACCACAACGCAAACCGGTGCGTTCCAGTACGAAAGTTTCCACGTGTTTGACTGGTCGGAGTATCTGCGGGAGTCGGGCAGCGTGCCGGCACCGGCCGAATGCTTCAAGCAGGCGCAGATACCGCCCAAGAACGAGTTCAAAATCAACATGAAGCTGGAAGCGCTGGATCCCCGCAACATCACCTCGACCTGCATCGCGACCGTGGTCGGTGTGCTGGGTTCCCGTTTGCGCCTCCGGCTCGACGGGGGCGACAACAAGAACGATTTCTGGCGACTGGTTGACTCGAACGAAATCCACCCGATAGGGCACTGCGAACGGTCGGGCGAGATGCTGAAGCCGCCGCTGGGTTTCCGGCTGAACGCCAGCAGCTGGCCGACGTTTCTGTCGAAAACGCTGAACGGTGCCGTGATGGCACCGGCCGACATCTTCGTGCCCGAGCCGCCGACCCCGAAGTGCAATCTGTTCCAGGTCGGGCAGAAGCTGGAAGCGGTCGACAAGAAGAACCCGCAGCTGATCTGTTGCGCCACCGTGAACGAGGTGAAGGACGATCAGATTCACGTGACGTTCGATGGGTGGCGCGGTGCGTTCGATTACTGGTGCCGGTACGATTCGCGCGACATCTTCCCCGTCGGGTGGTGTGCGAGCAGCTGCCATCCGATGCAACCGCCCGGGCAGAAGAATAAGCTGGACGGCAGCGGGCATCGGTCGAAGGCGGGCCGATCGTCGTTCGCGATGGTGTCCGACTCGCCGGACACGATGCAACCGGCCACGCTGGTGACGGCCCACTTCCACAGCCGGTGCAGGGGCGGTCCGCACATCAACAGCTCGAAGCTACCGTCGATGGTGACCGCGCCCAACCACCAAACGCTGGCGAAGCTGTGTCTGCAGGAGGTGCTGGCGGCATCGCACGACCATTCGCTGCTGTCGCCGCTGCTGTTCGGGCTCGAAGGGGACGTGCATATAGTGACGGCGGCCGGGAAGAACTTTACCGTGAAAATACCCGCCTACATCAAGCAGAAGGCAAACGCGGGCGTTTCGGAGTTTCTCGAAATGCTGTGCACCTCTTGCCAGGCCTGTCCGCGGCTAATTACGCTCGAGCCCGGGCCGGAGCAGTGCGAGGACTGTTCGCTACACTCGTTGCCGTTGAAACGATCGATCAAGACGGAACCGCGGGCAGCGGCTGCCGCTAGTCCACCGCCGACTGCTGCCTCCTCACCGAAAGCATCCGCAACCGGACGGTCCAGCGCTGGCGGACACGAGCTTCGACCGGGCAAAGAACCGGCCAAGGACAGGGATACGCATCTGCGCAGCCCTTCGCCGAAGCGCCGGGCcgtcgccagcagcagcagcagcagcgaatcGAAGGCAGCGGGCAGAAATGCAGAGGAACGCAGCAGAAGCCCCACCAGCAGCGGTGGAGCGACGCCACAGTCCACCAAGAAGGAGCGCAATGAGCCAAGCTCGCCGGTGACCAGTACCGCTAGTAAAGAGACAGCCGCTACCACTACGGAAACGATAGTCAAGATAACAGCGAACACGAATTCCGGCAGTAGATCTGCAAAGCTAGAAATGTCTC AAAATCAACCACAACCTAGCACGACAACCGTTACGACAATGGCCACATCGTCTACAGTGAATCAACACAAATCTTCTACCGCGGCTACCACCCCAGTCAGTCAACCGGTCTCGTTGGCTAGCGTGTCCACGGTCGGTAGCAATAGCAAACCGCTTACGACACCAACCAGCACGACTACAATTAAGGTGGAAGTGCAGACCGGCAGTACGGTTGGCGTGGGAGCGGCACAAGCAACGGCCGCCGTTGCAGCAACCGCAACCATGCCGGTTCCGGCAGGGCCAGCCGCTGTACCGTATCATCCGGCATCGATCGTTTCACCGCTGGTGCCGGGTGCTTGCACACTGGGCCCCGCTGCCGTCGCAATGACCTCCGTTCCCGGGTCGTTGATTCCAGTGGTGGCACCGGCGTCCTCTACCCCGTACCCAACGATGGCAAATGCGGCCCCAACCGGTCCGCACGCCTGCGCCAGCACGGGTGGCGTTGGTATGGGTGCTTATTTTGCGACCGCACCGCCCACCCTGGTGTCATCAGTGCCATCCTTTGTCCCTGCGACGCCCCAGATGCCTCGCGGACCAACGACCGACTGGACGATCGAGGATGTGATACAGTTTATTGCCGTACAGGATCCATCGCTCGCGATTCATGCCGAGCTGTTCCGGAAGCAT GAAATCGATGGAAAGGCACTGCTGCTACTCAACAGCGATATGATGATGAAGTATATGGGCCTGAAGCTGGGACCGGCACTAAAAATATGCAATCTGGTCAGTCGCGTCAAGGGCCGAAGGCACAACCTATGTTAG